In a single window of the Candidatus Kaiserbacteria bacterium genome:
- a CDS encoding MBL fold metallo-hydrolase, with the protein MIITHHGGQCFKVSFGNTTLAFDPISKKSKLAPVRFGADVALVSLNHPDFNGVSELEYGSKQPFVIDGPGEYEVGEMTARGYGIETMYENVKRYNTIYQVKLEGINIVFLGTLGTSVIDPQILGELGDIDILFVPIGGGDVLDVPAASKLATKLEASCIIPMHYTDTALKAFFKEFGVDPVKPLDKLTIKKKDLAEMEGSIVVLNS; encoded by the coding sequence TTGACCCGATTTCAAAGAAATCTAAACTTGCCCCTGTTCGTTTTGGTGCTGATGTAGCACTCGTTTCGCTCAATCATCCCGATTTTAATGGGGTATCTGAACTCGAATATGGTTCGAAACAACCTTTTGTCATTGATGGTCCTGGTGAATACGAGGTGGGTGAAATGACTGCGCGTGGCTACGGTATAGAGACTATGTATGAAAATGTGAAGCGATACAACACTATTTACCAAGTGAAACTTGAAGGTATTAATATTGTATTTCTCGGAACACTCGGTACCAGTGTTATTGACCCGCAGATTCTTGGTGAACTCGGAGATATTGATATTCTCTTTGTTCCCATAGGTGGCGGAGATGTGCTCGATGTACCCGCAGCTTCTAAACTTGCTACGAAACTTGAAGCAAGCTGCATTATTCCCATGCATTACACTGATACTGCGCTCAAGGCCTTTTTTAAGGAATTTGGTGTTGATCCTGTAAAGCCACTTGATAAACTCACCATCAAGAAAAAAGATCTTGCCGAAATGGAAGGGTCTATTGTCGTACTCAATAGTTAA
- the gyrA gene encoding DNA gyrase subunit A yields the protein MPSKKKTSSAGDNNDPKKQEALPILGHQNVITQDITGEMRTSYLDYAMSVITQRALPDVRDGLKPVHRRILYSMRLNGLTSGARFKKSATVVGDVLGSFHPHGDASVYDAMVKLAQDFNTRYPLVLGQGNFGSIDGDSAAAYRYTEAKMSKIAEELLRDLEKDTVSWRPNFDGTKKEPEVLPAAVPNLLLAGTLGIAVGMATNIPPHNLREVAAAVEHLIENPEASTNDLLQFVKGPDFPVGGIAFNQKDIAHAYANGRGGVVVRGEAEIIEDKKGNFSIVITSIPYRVNKADMLVKIADLVRDKRIEGIRDLRDESTTDIRVVVELKTGAQPQTVLNKLYKHTQLEDTFHYNMVALVNGVPQTLSLKAILEEYIKHREEVIRRRTQFDLTKAQDREHILLGLKKALDHIDAIIKLIRASKDVPTAHAGLMKEFKFSAIQAQAILDMRLQKLAGLERKKIEDELKEVQALIKELQAILASRKKMLSIIKTDLAEVAEKFGDDRRTKIVKGGVKMLSVEDLIADEESVLVLTQGGYIKRTNPSEYRTQKRGGVGVVDLDTKEEDVVTTLLTTSMHSDLLFFTDKGRVYQTKMYDIPEGRRATKGKSIMNFLALTMEEKVTSVLAVRKEEWQGDWSLILVTRDGVGKKSDAASFKDVRRSGLIAITLKDSDALISAKFVGKGDEMSLVTAKGQSIRFKESDVRQMGRTAAGVNVMKLGKGDVIVSADVLSKESKSDEILVVMENGFGKTTPAKEYKVQKRGGSGIKTAKITSKTGTVVGAAIVSAEDKAEGELIVMSKKGQVIKLPLKDVPSLGRQTQGVKVMKMRVGDAIASIVYF from the coding sequence ATGCCTTCAAAGAAAAAAACATCGAGTGCGGGAGATAATAATGACCCAAAGAAACAGGAAGCATTGCCTATTTTGGGGCATCAAAACGTAATCACGCAGGATATTACGGGTGAAATGCGCACATCATATCTCGACTATGCGATGTCGGTGATTACGCAACGTGCGCTTCCTGATGTGCGTGACGGCCTGAAGCCGGTACATAGACGCATCCTGTACTCAATGCGTCTCAATGGTCTGACCTCAGGTGCCCGTTTTAAAAAATCTGCAACGGTAGTGGGAGATGTACTCGGTAGTTTTCACCCACATGGTGACGCGTCGGTATATGACGCAATGGTAAAACTCGCACAAGATTTCAATACACGCTACCCCCTCGTGTTGGGACAAGGTAACTTTGGTTCTATCGATGGAGACAGTGCTGCTGCGTATCGTTACACTGAAGCAAAAATGTCTAAAATCGCGGAAGAATTACTCCGAGATTTGGAAAAAGATACCGTCAGTTGGCGACCCAACTTTGATGGAACGAAAAAAGAGCCAGAAGTACTCCCTGCAGCGGTACCAAACCTGCTCCTTGCAGGTACGTTGGGTATTGCGGTAGGTATGGCGACGAATATCCCGCCACATAATCTCCGTGAAGTAGCTGCGGCGGTGGAGCACCTTATCGAGAATCCAGAAGCATCCACGAATGACTTGCTCCAATTTGTGAAAGGGCCAGATTTCCCTGTGGGCGGTATTGCCTTCAATCAAAAAGACATTGCACACGCGTATGCCAATGGTCGTGGAGGAGTGGTGGTACGTGGTGAGGCAGAGATTATTGAAGACAAGAAAGGAAATTTCTCGATTGTCATTACCTCCATTCCATACCGCGTCAACAAGGCAGACATGCTCGTAAAGATAGCCGACCTCGTCCGCGACAAGCGCATCGAGGGTATTCGCGATTTGCGTGACGAGTCCACCACCGACATTCGTGTTGTGGTTGAATTAAAGACTGGTGCACAGCCACAAACGGTCCTCAACAAACTCTACAAACACACGCAACTTGAAGATACATTCCACTACAACATGGTGGCACTCGTGAATGGTGTGCCACAGACACTGTCACTCAAAGCAATCTTAGAAGAATACATCAAACACCGTGAGGAGGTGATTCGTCGTCGTACACAGTTTGATCTCACGAAGGCACAAGACCGTGAGCATATCCTTCTCGGACTCAAAAAAGCGCTTGACCATATCGATGCTATTATCAAACTCATTCGCGCCTCAAAGGACGTGCCGACCGCGCATGCGGGCCTTATGAAGGAGTTTAAGTTTTCTGCTATTCAAGCACAGGCGATTCTCGATATGCGTCTCCAAAAACTTGCAGGTCTTGAACGAAAGAAAATTGAAGATGAATTGAAAGAAGTGCAGGCACTTATTAAGGAATTACAAGCAATTCTCGCAAGTCGCAAGAAGATGCTTTCCATCATTAAAACTGATTTGGCTGAAGTGGCTGAAAAGTTTGGTGACGACCGTCGCACCAAGATAGTGAAAGGTGGTGTAAAGATGCTCAGTGTGGAGGATTTGATTGCGGATGAAGAAAGTGTGCTCGTACTCACCCAAGGTGGATACATAAAACGCACCAACCCATCTGAATACCGTACACAAAAGCGCGGTGGTGTGGGTGTGGTGGATTTGGATACAAAAGAAGAAGATGTGGTGACCACACTCCTTACTACCTCAATGCATAGCGACCTCCTCTTCTTTACGGATAAAGGCAGGGTGTATCAAACTAAGATGTATGATATCCCCGAAGGACGCCGTGCGACGAAAGGCAAGTCTATTATGAACTTCCTTGCGCTCACCATGGAAGAAAAAGTCACTTCAGTGCTCGCGGTACGCAAGGAAGAATGGCAGGGTGACTGGTCACTTATACTCGTGACACGCGACGGTGTGGGTAAAAAGTCTGATGCAGCATCATTTAAGGATGTGCGTCGTAGTGGACTCATAGCAATTACGCTCAAGGATAGTGATGCGCTTATCTCTGCAAAATTTGTCGGAAAGGGAGATGAGATGTCACTCGTCACGGCAAAGGGTCAGTCAATCCGCTTTAAGGAAAGTGATGTACGTCAGATGGGACGCACTGCGGCTGGAGTGAATGTAATGAAACTCGGCAAGGGTGATGTGATCGTTTCTGCAGATGTGCTTTCAAAGGAAAGTAAAAGTGACGAAATACTCGTTGTGATGGAAAATGGATTTGGTAAAACAACACCGGCAAAGGAATACAAAGTCCAAAAGCGTGGTGGCTCTGGTATTAAGACTGCTAAAATTACCTCAAAGACAGGCACGGTCGTGGGTGCAGCGATTGTGAGTGCTGAAGATAAAGCCGAAGGCGAACTTATTGTGATGAGCAAGAAGGGACAGGTGATTAAACTCCCACTGAAGGATGTGCCATCACTCGGTAGACAGACACAGGGAGTAAAGGTGATGAAGATGCGGGTGGGGGATGCAATCGCCTCAATTGTCTATTTCTAA